From a single Streptomyces sp. NBC_01264 genomic region:
- a CDS encoding lysophospholipid acyltransferase family protein: MFYHLLKHVILGPLLRLLFRPRIEGLENIPEDGAAIIAGNHLSFSDHFLMPAILNRRITFLAKAEYFTGPGLKGRLTAAFFRSAGQIPVDRSGKDAGQAALREGLGVLSKGELLGIYPEGTRSHDGRLYKGKVGVAAMALGAGVPVVPCAMVGTFEIQPPGQKIPSIRRVTIRFGRPLEFSRYAGMEGERAVLRAVTDEIMYEVLSLSGQEYVDRYAAEVKAEEEEARKKARRRTR, translated from the coding sequence GTGTTCTACCACTTGCTCAAGCACGTGATCCTGGGGCCGCTGCTGCGGCTCCTGTTCCGGCCCCGCATCGAAGGACTGGAGAACATTCCGGAGGACGGGGCCGCGATCATCGCGGGCAACCACCTCTCCTTCTCCGACCACTTCCTGATGCCCGCGATCCTGAACCGGCGCATCACCTTCCTCGCGAAGGCCGAGTACTTCACCGGACCGGGCCTGAAGGGCCGGCTCACGGCCGCCTTCTTCCGCAGCGCCGGTCAGATCCCGGTGGACCGCTCCGGCAAGGACGCCGGTCAGGCGGCGCTCCGCGAGGGGCTCGGGGTGCTGTCCAAGGGCGAGTTGCTCGGCATCTACCCGGAGGGCACCCGCTCGCACGACGGGCGGCTCTACAAGGGCAAGGTCGGAGTCGCGGCCATGGCCCTGGGCGCCGGGGTGCCGGTCGTCCCGTGCGCGATGGTCGGGACCTTCGAGATCCAGCCTCCGGGGCAGAAGATCCCCAGCATCCGCCGGGTCACGATCCGCTTCGGACGGCCGCTGGAGTTCTCCCGGTACGCCGGGATGGAGGGCGAGCGGGCCGTGCTGCGGGCCGTCACCGACGAGATCATGTACGAGGTCCTCTCCCTGTCCGGTCAGGAGTACGTGGACCGGTACGCCGCCGAGGTGAAGGCGGAGGAGGAGGAAGCACGGAAGAAGGCCCGGCGCAGGACACGCTGA